Part of the Cellulomonas taurus genome, GACGACTCCGATGCGTGACCTCGTGTGCCGTCGGCGCCGGCATTCCGCGCCGGTGACCTCGGGAGCCGCCCGACGTCGGGCACTGCGGCGCCGCCGACTCGTCACCGTGGGCGTCGCCGGTGCCCTGGTGCTCAGCCTGCTCGGTGGCGGGGTCGCCCTCGCCACCCGCTCGGGAAGCACCGGGTACACCACCGCCATCGCCGCGGTGGCCGGAGTCGATCAGACCATCGACACCACCGGCACCGTCGCCTCCGCCACCACCCTCGACCGGTCGTTCTCCGTGGCGGGCACCGTCGGATCGGTGGATGTCGCGGTCGGTGACACGGTGACCGCCGGAGAGGTGATCGCCTCCTTGGACACGACCTCGTTGCAGGACGCGGTGGACGCTGCGCAGGAGGCGGTGACCGAGGCGGAGCAGAAGCTCGCCGACGACCAGGACTCGCAGACCGCCAGCTCGTCCTCGTCGTCCAACAGCTCCTCCGGGAGCGGTTCGAGCGGGTCGGGCTCCGGCGGTTCGTCGTCTGGTGGCAGCGCGACCGGGTCCGGCGGTGCCGACGTGGGGTCCGCAGCGGCATCGGGTTCCGGCGGTTCCGGCTCGGGCAGCTCGGGCAGTTCGGGGTCCGACGGGTCGGGGTCCGGCAGCTCGGGGTCCGACGGGTCGGGTTCCGGCGGCGCGGCCACGGGCGGCGGTGACGGCACCGAGGGTGACGGCGCGACGGAGGACCCCGCCGTCACCGAGGCGATCACCGCCGTGACCACCGCCCAGGAGGCGCTGCTCACCCAGTACCAGGCTGCTCAGGCCGCCCTCGCCGACTCCAGCACCGCGGTCACCGACTCGGGCACCATCTGCGCGCCACTCCTCAGCGCGACCTCGGACACCGGGTCCAGCGACTCCGGTTCCACGGACTCTGGTTCCGCGGATTCCGGTTCCGCGGACTCCGGTTCCACGAGCTCCGGTTCCGCCGACTCTGGATCCACCGGCACCGGGTCGACCGATGCCGGCTCCGGTGACGCGGGCACGTCCGGGTCGGGCGACGCCGGGAGCACCGACACGACGGCCTCTGGCGTCACCACCACCAGCACCACCGCCGACGACCTCACTGCCTGCCAGGACGCGATCACCGCCGTCCTGACCGCGCAGACCGCCGTCGACGACGCCCAGCAGGCACTCACCGCGGCCGCTGACACCCTGAACACCGCTGTCGCCGCCGCCCAGGAGGCGCTCGCCGCCGCCGGGTCCGGCTCCACCGCCACACCGGGCGGCTCGGGCACCGGATCCACCGACGGCAGCGCCGAGCCGGGAACCAGCACCGGTACCGGCTCCGACTCGGGGTCCACCGCGTCCCAGACGCCCAGCAGCGGGTCGGGCACCACGGGCACCGCCTCGGGGGCCAGCGCATCCGGCTCGTCCGATGCCACCGGCTCGTCGGCCGCCGCGGGGATGTCCGGTGGGTCGTCGTCCGGCTCCGGCAGCGCGTCCGGCTCCGGCGGCTCATCCGTGGCGACCGCCGCCGACCTGCTCGCGGACCAGGCAGCGATCGACCAGGCCAATGCCGACCTCGCGCTGGCGCAGAGCAAGCTCGCGCTGGTGGACCTCACCAGCCCGGTGAACGGCACCGTGGCCGCGGT contains:
- a CDS encoding HlyD family efflux transporter periplasmic adaptor subunit, translating into MTSGAARRRALRRRRLVTVGVAGALVLSLLGGGVALATRSGSTGYTTAIAAVAGVDQTIDTTGTVASATTLDRSFSVAGTVGSVDVAVGDTVTAGEVIASLDTTSLQDAVDAAQEAVTEAEQKLADDQDSQTASSSSSSNSSSGSGSSGSGSGGSSSGGSATGSGGADVGSAAASGSGGSGSGSSGSSGSDGSGSGSSGSDGSGSGGAATGGGDGTEGDGATEDPAVTEAITAVTTAQEALLTQYQAAQAALADSSTAVTDSGTICAPLLSATSDTGSSDSGSTDSGSADSGSADSGSTSSGSADSGSTGTGSTDAGSGDAGTSGSGDAGSTDTTASGVTTTSTTADDLTACQDAITAVLTAQTAVDDAQQALTAAADTLNTAVAAAQEALAAAGSGSTATPGGSGTGSTDGSAEPGTSTGTGSDSGSTASQTPSSGSGTTGTASGASASGSSDATGSSAAAGMSGGSSSGSGSASGSGGSSVATAADLLADQAAIDQANADLALAQSKLALVDLTSPVNGTVAAVALAVGDEVEASSDSAVITIIGDDGYLVSTAVSLSQVDLVEVGQQASLTVTSQDEALTGTVSSIGVLNSSTSSDPAYTVEIAVDDPEVTLFDGQSAQVSIAVAAADDTLTVPSSAVHLDGSTATVNVLRDGAVESVEVERGAVGTELTEITDGLTSGDEVVLADPNQSLSTDDDAESTGLSGLGSTGSSDSSEAGGFTPPDQGSFPGGQLPVAPGQ